The Candidatus Methylomirabilota bacterium genome has a window encoding:
- a CDS encoding molybdopterin-binding protein has protein sequence MAKTASLVLIGNEILSGKIADANAPYLCRELRELGVDVRRISVIPDEVDVIAAEIAACARGWDIVFTSGGVGPTHDDVTMEGVARALGVPVVRHPELVALLRRYYGDRLTETHLKMAEVPEGAQLVADEALRFPTIVAGNVYILPGVPEIFRQKFQAIRERFRDQPYHLKNVFVSIGEGTLADYLNALLREFPALLLGSYPELANPEYRVKVTLESRDAGYLAQALGALLSRLPATAVVKVT, from the coding sequence ATGGCGAAGACCGCCAGCCTCGTGCTCATCGGCAACGAAATCCTGTCCGGCAAGATCGCCGATGCCAATGCGCCCTACCTGTGTCGCGAGCTGCGCGAGCTCGGTGTGGACGTTCGGCGGATCAGCGTGATCCCGGACGAGGTCGACGTCATCGCCGCCGAGATCGCCGCGTGCGCGCGAGGCTGGGACATCGTGTTCACCTCGGGGGGCGTGGGGCCCACGCACGACGACGTGACCATGGAGGGAGTGGCTCGCGCGCTCGGCGTCCCTGTCGTGCGGCACCCCGAGCTCGTTGCGCTGCTCCGGCGATACTACGGCGATCGGCTGACCGAGACCCACTTGAAGATGGCCGAGGTCCCCGAGGGCGCCCAGCTGGTGGCGGACGAGGCGCTCCGCTTCCCCACCATCGTGGCCGGCAACGTCTACATCCTGCCCGGCGTGCCGGAGATCTTCCGGCAAAAGTTCCAGGCCATCCGGGAACGGTTTCGCGACCAGCCCTACCATCTCAAGAACGTGTTCGTGAGCATCGGCGAAGGCACCCTCGCCGACTACCTGAACGCGCTGCTCCGCGAGTTCCCGGCCTTGCTGCTCGGCTCCTACCCCGAGCTCGCCAACCCCGAATATCGGGTGAAGGTGACGCTGGAGTCGCGGGATGCCGGCTATCTCGCCCAGGCGCTGGGCGCGCTGCTGTCCCGGTTGCCAGCCACCGCGGTCGTGAAGGTCACGTGA
- a CDS encoding response regulator — translation MSDQSPRLLVVEDNHDTAALLRDLLEAEGYQVECAGTGEAALEKLDESPDVDLMVLDLMLPGMSGYEVIERLRAESRFARIPVLVLSALSSTSARVRGLRDGADDYMTKPFLPEELVARARTLVTSRLLERRTREIEALDQIAQASLAAADVDTLLRRIVEIAAGVVEADGATVLLADPVRGELRARAAVGMEDDLDALSLPLGAGISGLALQRRLPLVVPDRSGPRTQEAATPRRSFRSLMAVPLIVGGAPIGVIEVVRRRRWIDPRGDRLLRIVADRAAVAIEHARLQGEARELADVVRRIGEGVVVADLDDRITFANRAFLEMVGLTADDLGDRRWTEFLATGQDLGALQVQLRQPTFEGELLVLARGDEPRPVHLTLSTVERAGGGRHRIGVFRDLSREHELRFRVIREQKFRTLGSLAAGVAHNINNRLTPVLGWTEMLLERLAADERIEPGDLTHALQVVHQGASDSVGTVRRLQEYARPTRVRGPEAVQLREVVEQLLALTRPQWDNEAARRGVRYEIDLRIEPAPAILAVASEIREALLNILENAFTAMPDGGRLTVEVRGQDDAAVVIISDTGRGMNPDVQRLAFEPFFTTRASEGGSGLGLALAQEIVQRYGGRITVESREGLGTTFTLTFPAVSVETPRDSAVVPALEPLRILAVDDEPEVLDLVRAMLVHAGHSVFGAASGREALALCVREPVDLVITDLGMPGMTGLALAAELKRQRAVPIVLLTGWADELAETVPAVEVVLAKPFSRERLFGAIARAVPGRVRR, via the coding sequence ATGAGCGATCAGTCGCCCCGCCTCCTGGTCGTGGAGGACAATCACGACACCGCCGCCCTCCTGCGCGACCTGCTGGAGGCCGAAGGCTATCAGGTGGAATGCGCCGGAACCGGCGAGGCGGCATTGGAGAAGCTCGACGAGTCCCCGGACGTCGACCTGATGGTGCTGGACCTGATGCTGCCGGGGATGAGTGGCTACGAAGTCATCGAGCGGCTGCGCGCGGAGAGCCGCTTCGCCCGGATCCCGGTTCTCGTGCTCAGCGCGCTGAGCAGCACGTCGGCCCGGGTCCGCGGCCTGCGCGACGGGGCCGACGACTACATGACGAAGCCGTTCCTGCCCGAGGAGCTGGTGGCACGGGCGCGCACGCTGGTGACCAGCCGGCTGCTCGAGCGACGGACGCGGGAGATCGAGGCCCTGGACCAGATCGCCCAGGCCAGCCTGGCCGCGGCCGACGTCGATACGCTGCTGCGCCGGATCGTGGAGATCGCCGCCGGGGTCGTGGAGGCCGATGGGGCCACCGTGCTGCTGGCCGACCCGGTCCGGGGAGAGTTGCGAGCCCGGGCCGCCGTCGGGATGGAGGACGATCTCGACGCGCTGTCCCTGCCCCTGGGGGCCGGGATCAGCGGCCTGGCCCTGCAGCGGCGGCTGCCGCTCGTCGTCCCCGACCGCTCGGGCCCGCGAACGCAGGAAGCTGCCACGCCGCGGCGCAGCTTCCGCTCGCTCATGGCCGTGCCGCTGATCGTGGGAGGCGCGCCCATCGGCGTGATCGAGGTGGTGCGGCGGCGACGCTGGATCGATCCTCGGGGCGACCGTCTGCTGCGCATCGTGGCCGATCGCGCTGCCGTCGCCATCGAGCACGCGCGCCTGCAGGGCGAGGCCCGTGAGCTCGCCGACGTCGTGCGGCGGATCGGCGAAGGCGTGGTGGTGGCCGATCTCGATGATCGCATCACGTTCGCCAATCGCGCGTTTCTGGAGATGGTGGGACTCACCGCCGACGATCTGGGTGACCGGCGGTGGACCGAGTTCCTGGCCACCGGACAGGATCTGGGCGCGCTGCAAGTCCAGCTGCGACAGCCGACTTTCGAAGGCGAGCTCCTCGTGCTGGCGCGGGGGGACGAGCCGCGGCCGGTCCATCTCACCCTCTCCACGGTGGAGCGGGCCGGCGGCGGCCGGCACCGTATCGGGGTGTTCCGAGACCTCTCCCGCGAGCACGAGCTGCGCTTCCGGGTCATCCGGGAGCAGAAATTTCGAACCCTCGGCTCGCTGGCGGCCGGCGTCGCGCACAACATCAACAACCGGCTGACACCGGTGCTCGGCTGGACGGAGATGCTCCTGGAGCGTCTGGCCGCCGACGAGCGCATCGAGCCGGGTGACCTCACCCACGCCCTGCAGGTGGTTCACCAGGGGGCTTCCGACAGCGTGGGCACGGTGCGGCGCCTGCAGGAGTACGCCCGGCCGACCCGGGTGCGAGGCCCGGAGGCGGTGCAGCTCCGCGAGGTCGTGGAGCAGTTGCTGGCGCTGACCCGACCGCAGTGGGACAACGAGGCGGCCCGTCGCGGCGTCCGCTACGAGATCGACCTGCGGATCGAGCCGGCGCCGGCGATTCTGGCCGTGGCCAGCGAGATTCGGGAGGCCCTGCTGAATATTCTTGAGAACGCGTTCACGGCCATGCCCGATGGGGGGCGGCTGACTGTGGAGGTCCGCGGTCAGGACGACGCTGCCGTCGTGATCATCTCGGACACAGGTCGCGGGATGAATCCCGACGTCCAGCGGCTGGCTTTCGAGCCCTTCTTCACGACGCGGGCCAGTGAGGGAGGCAGCGGGCTCGGCCTGGCCCTGGCCCAGGAGATCGTCCAGCGCTACGGCGGGCGAATCACGGTCGAGAGCCGCGAGGGGCTCGGCACGACCTTCACGCTGACGTTCCCGGCCGTCTCCGTGGAGACGCCGCGGGACTCGGCCGTCGTGCCCGCGCTCGAGCCGCTGCGCATCCTGGCCGTGGACGACGAGCCGGAAGTGCTCGACCTGGTGCGGGCGATGCTGGTCCACGCTGGCCACAGCGTCTTCGGCGCGGCCTCAGGTCGCGAAGCCCTGGCGCTCTGCGTCCGCGAGCCCGTGGATCTGGTGATCACCGATCTGGGAATGCCGGGTATGACCGGGCTGGCGTTGGCGGCCGAGCTCAAGCGTCAGCGCGCGGTGCCGATCGTGCTCCTCACGGGTTGGGCCGACGAGCTCGCGGAGACGGTCCCTGCCGTAGAGGTCGTCCTGGCCAAGCCGTTCTCGCGCGAGCGCCTCTTCGGCGCGATCGCGCGGGCCGTTCCCGGGCGCGTGCGTCGTTAA
- a CDS encoding ABC transporter permease — protein sequence MSWRAEAVAVWAFVVRNFVMGTRNIFFFFELLFWPTVGVLSIGLMSRFLDLRDEATAFILIGTLALSVVQVCELEVAYVVLFDVWSKSIKHQFLAPIGIRHLTLGAWVVGVLRGVVIFAVLGGLGWWAFDFNPLVAGVLPLLTFLIGCLLTAWIVGVAVCALITIFGNRAEAFAWASVNFVLVLAGIYYPISVLPGPAAAVAAAIPLTHFLDAYRSHFGFASEFRAPVATGLALSLLYATVAHLLFLGAVRRARRTGLLLKMSE from the coding sequence TTGAGCTGGCGCGCTGAAGCGGTGGCGGTATGGGCCTTCGTCGTGCGCAATTTCGTCATGGGCACGCGCAATATCTTCTTCTTCTTCGAGCTGCTGTTCTGGCCCACCGTGGGCGTGCTGTCCATCGGGCTCATGTCCCGCTTTCTCGACCTCCGCGACGAGGCGACGGCATTCATCCTGATCGGGACCCTGGCCCTGTCGGTGGTGCAGGTCTGCGAGCTGGAGGTGGCGTACGTGGTGCTCTTCGACGTGTGGTCGAAGTCGATCAAGCACCAGTTCCTCGCGCCGATCGGCATCCGTCATCTCACCCTGGGCGCCTGGGTGGTGGGGGTCCTGCGCGGGGTGGTGATCTTCGCCGTGCTGGGCGGCCTGGGGTGGTGGGCCTTCGACTTCAACCCGCTGGTCGCGGGAGTGCTCCCGCTGCTGACGTTCCTGATCGGCTGTTTGCTCACCGCCTGGATCGTAGGGGTGGCCGTCTGCGCCCTGATCACGATCTTCGGAAACCGGGCCGAGGCCTTCGCCTGGGCCAGCGTGAACTTCGTCCTCGTGCTGGCCGGTATCTACTATCCGATATCGGTGCTGCCGGGGCCGGCGGCCGCGGTGGCGGCGGCCATCCCGCTCACCCACTTCCTCGACGCCTACCGCTCCCACTTCGGCTTCGCGTCGGAGTTTCGAGCTCCCGTGGCCACAGGCCTGGCGCTCTCGTTGCTCTACGCCACCGTGGCGCATCTCTTGTTCCTGGGCGCGGTGCGGCGGGCCCGGCGCACGGGCTTGCTGCTCAAGATGTCCGAGTGA
- a CDS encoding glycogen debranching N-terminal domain-containing protein has product MTIDTPRDDLLVGDRYYILASSVAADLPKIVLKHDDAFLVADRRGNIPFLPGSEFGFYVDDTRFLRRLELRLGHQQSLLLSAGVSEETLEGVIELTNPDLLEDGRVVLPRHTLRLSRTLTLYGQQLSQRLMLESFAPEPVQLLMVWEFGADFADVFEVRGFRRARRGVELSPDCQRDTVELPYRGVDGVIRTTRLTFDPPPARLGEESAEYLLELPASARLDITVTVTARTEAIPRPVLSPTHASERRRQAIGEFRRQTVALQADHELFNRWIERSWGDLRLLVTDTADGMMPYAGIPWYVAPFGRDSLFVALQTLPFLPAVARGTLRYLAHYQARTDDAFTDQEPGKILHEYRRGELAACREIPFVPYYGTVDATPLFLILLGEYVRWTADLDLARELWPAAERALAWLERSGAPSDDGYLWYRRRSPVGLDNQGWKDSHDSIMHATGELAKGPIALVEAQAYRYAALLAVADVAESIGRGALAPGLRTRAGRLRERFENDFWMEDQRFYALALDGEHRPCRVLSSNPGHALWAGIASETRARAVAEQLMAPHMLTGWGVRTLSSRERLYNPMSYHNGSVWPHDTAIAALGMRRYGLQEPLLALATGLFQAVLNFDGLRMPELFCGFAQRPGQGPIRYPVACSPQAWSAGVVFHLVAGMLGLTPQARENRLMLDRPCLPTWLRWIEVGGIQLAASRVSLRVSQGRDGAAVELVGREGDVELIVRR; this is encoded by the coding sequence GTGACGATCGACACTCCGCGCGACGACCTCCTCGTTGGCGATCGCTACTACATCCTCGCCTCCAGCGTCGCCGCCGATCTCCCCAAGATCGTGCTCAAGCACGACGACGCGTTCCTGGTCGCCGACCGGCGGGGCAACATCCCCTTCCTGCCCGGGAGCGAGTTCGGGTTCTACGTGGACGATACCCGTTTCCTGCGACGGCTCGAGCTCCGGCTGGGCCACCAACAGTCGCTCCTGCTCAGCGCCGGTGTCTCGGAGGAGACCCTGGAGGGCGTGATCGAGCTGACGAATCCCGACCTGCTGGAGGACGGCCGCGTCGTCCTGCCCCGCCACACCCTGCGACTGAGCCGGACACTCACCCTGTATGGCCAGCAGCTCTCCCAGAGGCTGATGCTGGAAAGCTTCGCACCCGAGCCCGTGCAGCTGCTCATGGTCTGGGAGTTCGGCGCCGACTTCGCCGACGTGTTCGAGGTCCGCGGCTTCCGGCGGGCACGGCGCGGCGTGGAGCTGTCGCCCGACTGCCAGCGTGATACGGTGGAGCTGCCCTATCGCGGAGTGGACGGCGTGATCCGGACGACCCGCCTGACCTTCGATCCGCCTCCCGCCCGCCTGGGCGAGGAGAGCGCCGAGTACCTGCTGGAGCTACCGGCGTCGGCCCGCCTGGACATCACGGTCACGGTGACGGCGCGCACCGAGGCGATCCCCCGCCCGGTGCTCAGCCCGACCCACGCCAGCGAGCGGCGCCGTCAGGCCATCGGCGAGTTCCGGCGTCAGACAGTCGCGCTCCAGGCCGATCACGAGCTCTTCAACCGTTGGATAGAGCGTTCCTGGGGCGATCTGCGGCTGCTGGTGACCGATACCGCCGACGGCATGATGCCCTACGCCGGCATCCCGTGGTACGTCGCGCCGTTCGGGCGCGACAGCCTCTTCGTGGCGCTGCAGACGCTGCCGTTCCTGCCCGCAGTGGCCCGCGGGACGCTCCGGTATCTGGCCCACTACCAGGCGAGAACGGACGATGCCTTCACCGACCAGGAGCCCGGCAAGATCCTCCACGAGTACCGCCGCGGCGAGCTGGCCGCCTGCCGGGAAATTCCCTTCGTGCCGTACTACGGGACGGTGGACGCCACCCCGCTCTTCCTGATCCTGCTCGGCGAGTACGTGCGCTGGACGGCCGACCTCGACCTGGCGCGCGAGTTGTGGCCGGCGGCCGAGCGGGCCCTGGCCTGGCTCGAGCGCTCGGGCGCGCCGTCCGACGACGGATATCTGTGGTATCGCCGCCGCTCGCCGGTGGGACTCGACAACCAGGGGTGGAAGGATTCGCACGACTCCATCATGCACGCCACCGGAGAGCTCGCGAAGGGTCCCATCGCCCTGGTCGAGGCTCAGGCCTACCGCTACGCCGCCCTGCTCGCCGTCGCCGACGTGGCCGAGTCGATCGGGCGCGGCGCGTTGGCGCCCGGCCTCCGCACGCGGGCCGGTCGGCTGCGCGAGCGATTCGAGAACGACTTCTGGATGGAGGACCAGCGTTTCTACGCGCTGGCCCTGGACGGCGAGCATCGCCCGTGCCGTGTGCTCTCCTCCAACCCGGGCCACGCGCTGTGGGCGGGCATCGCCAGCGAGACCCGGGCCCGGGCCGTCGCCGAACAGCTCATGGCCCCTCACATGCTCACCGGGTGGGGGGTACGAACGCTGTCCTCCCGCGAGCGTCTGTACAATCCGATGAGCTACCACAACGGCTCGGTCTGGCCCCACGACACGGCCATCGCCGCGCTGGGCATGCGCCGGTACGGCCTGCAGGAGCCGCTCCTGGCCCTGGCCACCGGCTTGTTCCAGGCCGTGCTCAACTTCGATGGCTTGCGGATGCCCGAGCTGTTCTGCGGATTCGCGCAACGTCCCGGCCAGGGGCCGATCCGCTATCCGGTGGCTTGCTCGCCGCAGGCGTGGTCAGCCGGCGTCGTGTTCCACCTCGTCGCGGGCATGCTGGGGTTGACGCCCCAGGCCCGGGAGAATCGGCTCATGCTCGACCGCCCGTGCTTGCCGACGTGGCTGAGGTGGATCGAGGTCGGCGGGATTCAGCTGGCGGCCTCCCGCGTGAGCCTCCGCGTCTCCCAGGGCCGCGACGGCGCCGCCGTCGAGCTCGTCGGCCGGGAGGGCGACGTCGAGCTCATCGTGCGCCGCTGA
- a CDS encoding glycosyltransferase family 4 protein, producing MQRLTDVSLRVTSGNGGEADPTVPLTPARGTGRPPADARERLRIAQVSPLYERVPPALYGGTERVVAHLTDELVRRGHKVTLFASADSRTAAELIGVVPRALRLDGPTPDPLAPHVIELAEVFERAAEFDVIHCHVDYLAFPFGRLVATPTLHTLHGRLDLAALLPVFRRFSDVPVVTISDAQRLPLRGVPVNWASTVHHGLPLDLYAFSPRGGRYLAFLGRLSPEKRPDLAIAVAQRTGLPLKIAAKVDPADRAYFEREIAPLLDDPLVDFIGEIDDEAKNAFLGDALALLLPVDWPEPFGLAMIEAMACGTPVIARPCGSVPEIVVPGLSGFIVDSVDEMVEAVKRADSIDRAACRRQFEERFSVARMADGYEALYRRLTAVSRAA from the coding sequence ATGCAGCGCCTCACCGATGTGTCCTTGCGGGTCACGAGCGGAAACGGGGGCGAAGCCGATCCCACCGTGCCGCTCACTCCCGCTCGGGGTACGGGCCGCCCGCCGGCGGATGCGAGAGAGCGACTGCGGATCGCTCAGGTCTCTCCCCTGTACGAGCGTGTCCCGCCGGCGCTGTACGGCGGGACCGAGCGCGTCGTCGCCCATCTGACCGACGAGCTGGTCCGTCGCGGGCACAAGGTGACCCTCTTCGCCAGCGCCGACTCGCGCACGGCGGCCGAGCTCATCGGCGTCGTGCCCCGGGCGCTCCGTCTCGATGGCCCGACGCCGGATCCGCTGGCGCCTCACGTCATCGAGCTAGCCGAGGTGTTCGAACGGGCGGCCGAGTTCGACGTCATCCACTGCCACGTCGACTACCTGGCCTTCCCCTTCGGGCGCCTGGTGGCGACCCCGACGCTCCATACGCTCCACGGGCGTCTGGACTTGGCGGCGCTGCTGCCGGTGTTCCGCCGCTTCTCCGACGTGCCGGTGGTGACGATCAGCGACGCCCAGCGTCTGCCCCTGCGGGGAGTGCCGGTGAACTGGGCCAGCACCGTCCATCACGGTCTGCCGCTCGACCTGTATGCCTTCTCGCCACGGGGCGGCCGGTACCTGGCATTTCTGGGCCGTTTGTCCCCCGAGAAACGGCCGGACCTGGCCATCGCGGTGGCGCAGCGTACCGGGCTGCCTCTCAAGATCGCGGCCAAGGTGGATCCCGCGGACCGCGCCTACTTCGAGCGGGAGATCGCTCCGCTCCTCGACGATCCCCTCGTCGATTTCATCGGGGAGATCGACGACGAGGCCAAGAACGCTTTCCTCGGCGACGCCCTGGCCCTGCTGTTGCCCGTCGATTGGCCCGAGCCCTTCGGTCTGGCCATGATCGAGGCCATGGCGTGCGGCACGCCGGTCATCGCCCGCCCCTGCGGCTCCGTGCCCGAGATCGTCGTGCCCGGACTGTCCGGCTTCATCGTGGACAGCGTGGACGAGATGGTGGAGGCCGTGAAGCGAGCCGATTCGATCGATCGGGCGGCCTGCCGGCGGCAGTTCGAGGAGCGCTTCTCGGTCGCCCGCATGGCCGACGGCTACGAGGCGCTCTACCGCCGGCTGACGGCGGTCTCCCGGGCGGCGTGA
- a CDS encoding undecaprenyl-diphosphate phosphatase, translating to MDYTQAVVLGVVQGLTEFLPVSSSGHLILVPRVLGWPDQGLAFDAAIHLGSLGALLAYFREELRALLSGALSRRLGLALVLATVPAGLAGLLFDQIIEAHLRSPLVVASTTAFWGLVMEGADRRAAAPPAGGDPLEQVGIRRALVVGCAQALALIPGTSRSGITITAGLLGGLDRATAARFAFLLGIPITGAAGLLKMLDLFQQGLPPGEAGPLAAAVLAAFVSGWAAVWFLVTYLRRRSLRPFVVYRVILAVAIVIFTLG from the coding sequence ATGGACTACACCCAGGCCGTGGTGCTCGGGGTCGTCCAGGGCCTGACCGAGTTCCTGCCCGTCTCCTCCTCCGGTCACCTCATCCTCGTGCCCAGAGTGCTGGGCTGGCCGGATCAGGGGCTAGCCTTCGACGCCGCGATCCACCTCGGCTCGCTGGGCGCGCTGCTCGCCTACTTCCGCGAGGAGCTCCGCGCGCTGCTGTCCGGCGCCCTGTCCCGGCGGCTGGGCCTGGCGCTCGTCCTGGCCACGGTGCCCGCCGGTCTGGCCGGGCTTCTCTTCGATCAGATCATCGAGGCCCACCTGCGCTCCCCGCTCGTCGTCGCCAGCACCACCGCCTTCTGGGGTCTGGTGATGGAGGGCGCGGACCGCCGGGCGGCAGCGCCACCGGCCGGCGGCGACCCGCTGGAGCAGGTCGGCATACGACGGGCCCTGGTGGTCGGTTGCGCTCAGGCCCTCGCCCTGATTCCCGGCACCTCACGCTCCGGCATCACGATCACGGCCGGACTCCTGGGCGGTCTCGACCGGGCGACGGCTGCCCGCTTCGCTTTCCTGCTCGGGATTCCCATCACCGGCGCCGCCGGCCTGCTCAAGATGCTCGACCTCTTCCAGCAGGGGCTGCCCCCCGGCGAGGCCGGCCCGCTCGCCGCCGCCGTGCTCGCCGCGTTCGTGAGCGGGTGGGCGGCGGTGTGGTTCCTGGTGACATACCTCAGGCGCCGCTCGCTCAGGCCCTTCGTCGTCTACCGCGTGATCCTCGCCGTCGCCATCGTGATTTTCACCCTCGGCTGA
- a CDS encoding Rieske (2Fe-2S) protein — protein MRRMAATSEWRCRVTDLPPGRTAKFSLRCGGRTVEGFVVAHDGDYFAYLNRCPHRGTPLDLWPNEFLSEDRRSLVCSTHGAIYDPASGLCTAGPCVGDVLTALPLRRDRDAIVVTCPAP, from the coding sequence ATGCGGCGCATGGCCGCCACGTCCGAGTGGCGCTGCAGGGTGACCGACCTGCCGCCCGGTCGCACGGCCAAGTTCAGCCTCCGGTGCGGCGGGCGAACGGTGGAGGGCTTCGTCGTCGCTCACGACGGCGACTACTTCGCCTACCTCAATCGCTGTCCCCATCGCGGGACGCCGCTCGACCTCTGGCCCAACGAGTTTCTCAGCGAGGACAGGCGGTCGCTCGTCTGCTCCACCCACGGCGCCATCTACGACCCGGCCAGCGGCCTCTGCACGGCCGGGCCCTGCGTGGGCGACGTGCTCACCGCGCTGCCGTTGCGACGGGACCGCGACGCTATCGTCGTCACCTGTCCGGCGCCATGA
- a CDS encoding nuclear transport factor 2 family protein, with protein MHPGWPLLSGWPAVRASWEAIFDGTGEIRFTIANEETTLQGDLAWVTCTEAILSRVAGRVAVTTVLATNIFELASAGWLMVHHHASHVLGSSAPAEGEFT; from the coding sequence GTGCATCCGGGCTGGCCCCTCCTGTCCGGCTGGCCCGCCGTCCGCGCGTCCTGGGAGGCGATCTTCGACGGCACCGGGGAGATCCGCTTCACCATCGCCAACGAGGAGACCACGCTGCAGGGCGACCTGGCCTGGGTGACCTGCACCGAGGCCATCCTCTCCCGGGTCGCGGGCCGGGTCGCCGTCACCACGGTGCTGGCCACCAACATCTTCGAGCTCGCTTCAGCAGGCTGGCTGATGGTCCACCACCACGCCTCTCACGTGCTCGGTAGCAGCGCTCCGGCCGAGGGTGAATTCACGTGA
- a CDS encoding transketolase C-terminal domain-containing protein, producing MPAKATRAAFGEALLELAERRPRIVTLDADLSKSTMTVGFAKKHPGRAFNLGIAEQNMIGIGAGLALAGWIPFVCSFACFLVGRFETIRMSVAYTNANVKLVGTHAGIAIGEDGYSQMGLEDVACLRALPNIPIVQPADELETKQAVAYAVEHEGPLYLRLTRQSVEPVCPPDYRFALGRWPVLRPGHDVTIVGSGGPLVNCVQAATLLAAEGISAEVVNASTIKPVDEELLLTSAGRTGHVVTVEDHAIAGGLGGAVAELLGEALLTPLLRLGVRGFGESGDPQRLYAKHGLDAAGIAGSVRKFLNR from the coding sequence GTGCCGGCCAAGGCCACGCGCGCGGCATTCGGGGAAGCCCTGCTCGAGCTCGCGGAGCGCCGTCCGCGTATCGTCACCCTGGACGCCGACCTGTCGAAGTCCACGATGACCGTCGGATTCGCCAAGAAGCATCCGGGACGGGCCTTCAATCTCGGCATCGCCGAGCAGAACATGATCGGGATCGGGGCGGGCTTGGCCCTGGCCGGCTGGATCCCCTTCGTGTGCTCCTTCGCCTGTTTCCTGGTGGGCCGCTTCGAAACGATCCGGATGTCGGTCGCCTACACCAACGCCAACGTCAAGCTCGTCGGCACGCATGCCGGGATCGCCATCGGCGAGGACGGCTACAGCCAGATGGGGCTCGAGGATGTGGCCTGCCTGCGGGCACTGCCGAACATTCCCATCGTGCAGCCGGCCGACGAGCTGGAGACCAAGCAGGCCGTCGCCTACGCCGTGGAGCACGAGGGCCCGCTCTACCTGCGGCTCACCCGCCAGAGCGTCGAGCCGGTCTGCCCGCCCGACTATCGCTTCGCGCTGGGACGCTGGCCCGTGCTCAGGCCCGGGCACGATGTCACCATCGTCGGCTCCGGGGGACCGCTCGTCAACTGCGTGCAGGCCGCGACGCTGCTCGCCGCCGAGGGCATCTCGGCCGAGGTCGTCAACGCCTCCACCATCAAGCCGGTGGACGAGGAGCTGCTGCTGACCTCGGCGGGCCGCACGGGACACGTGGTCACCGTCGAGGACCACGCGATCGCCGGCGGCCTCGGGGGCGCCGTCGCCGAGCTTCTGGGCGAGGCACTGCTCACGCCGCTCCTGCGCCTCGGCGTGCGAGGATTCGGGGAGTCCGGCGACCCGCAGCGACTCTACGCCAAGCACGGCCTCGACGCCGCCGGCATCGCGGGCAGCGTCAGAAAGTTCCTCAACCGTTAG
- a CDS encoding ABC transporter ATP-binding protein, with translation MLAIDARQVVKKFQSGLFRRREVTALRGVSLSVPRGAIFGLLGPNGAGKTTLLSIMATLLTPDSGTVTVLGHDVVRDAGRIRRRLNMASGRPSFLWSLRVGEIIAFYGRLYGLSGARLRRRVEVLLDVCELTSYRSAQYNELSTGLKQRLALAKALVNEPELLFLDEPTLGLDPDISVRVREHIASLRRERGITIMLTTHYMREAERLCDEIAFIKAGLILARGTAEELKRQIRIGDVIAFKLDPPSVGWLADAPGVLRSVEVDGWTECAVDDAEKRLPELLRALHAEGAVIRNVRVREPELEEVFVELAR, from the coding sequence GTGCTTGCGATCGACGCCCGTCAGGTAGTGAAGAAATTTCAGTCCGGTCTGTTCCGTCGGCGAGAAGTCACGGCCCTGCGTGGTGTGTCGCTGAGCGTGCCCCGCGGCGCGATCTTCGGGCTCCTGGGGCCCAACGGCGCCGGCAAGACGACGCTGCTCTCCATCATGGCCACGCTGCTCACCCCCGATTCCGGGACGGTCACCGTGCTGGGCCACGACGTCGTGCGTGACGCCGGTCGGATCCGGCGCCGCCTCAACATGGCCAGCGGACGACCATCGTTCCTGTGGAGTCTCCGGGTGGGGGAGATCATCGCCTTCTACGGGCGCCTCTACGGGCTGTCCGGAGCTCGCCTGCGCCGCCGCGTGGAGGTGTTGCTGGACGTGTGCGAGCTGACGTCGTACCGGTCGGCCCAGTACAACGAGCTCAGCACCGGTCTCAAACAGCGTCTGGCCCTGGCCAAGGCCCTCGTCAACGAGCCGGAGCTGCTCTTCCTCGATGAGCCTACGCTGGGCCTCGATCCCGACATCTCCGTGCGGGTACGCGAGCACATCGCCTCCTTACGCCGCGAGCGGGGAATCACGATCATGTTGACCACCCACTACATGCGCGAGGCCGAGCGGCTGTGCGACGAGATCGCCTTCATCAAGGCCGGGCTGATCCTGGCCCGGGGGACCGCCGAGGAGCTCAAGCGTCAGATCCGGATCGGCGACGTCATCGCCTTCAAGCTCGATCCGCCGTCCGTCGGGTGGCTGGCCGACGCGCCCGGGGTGCTCCGCTCGGTGGAGGTCGACGGCTGGACCGAGTGCGCGGTGGACGACGCCGAGAAGCGCCTGCCCGAGCTGCTGCGGGCGCTGCACGCGGAGGGCGCCGTGATCCGCAACGTCCGGGTGCGCGAGCCCGAGCTGGAGGAGGTGTTCGTTGAGCTGGCGCGCTGA